Proteins co-encoded in one Candidatus Zixiibacteriota bacterium genomic window:
- a CDS encoding GDP-mannose 4,6-dehydratase → MNALVTGGAGFIGSHVADALLEKGYHVEIVDNLLTGQRENIPDKAVFHEIDIRDEKLDEVFKKGNFDVVFHLAAQMDIKNSVLNPAFDADANILGGINLLQAMKRNNVNKITFSSSCAVYGEQVSFPAAEDHQNFPDSPYGIGKLAFEKYLYFYHKEFGLNYTALRYANIYGPRQRGDGEGGVVAIFFRQLFSNKEAYIFGDGNQTRDLTYVGDVVRANILSIDSDKCGTFNVSTGKETTINTLYNMIREIVGSNQDRLHKPPREGETMRSVLDNSAITKALNWQPQVDIKTGLKNTADYFTQKVSV, encoded by the coding sequence ATGAATGCATTGGTAACAGGGGGCGCAGGTTTTATTGGTTCTCATGTGGCGGATGCTCTTCTTGAAAAAGGGTATCATGTGGAAATCGTTGACAACCTCTTGACTGGCCAGCGTGAAAATATTCCGGATAAAGCTGTTTTCCATGAGATTGATATTCGAGATGAGAAACTTGACGAGGTTTTCAAGAAGGGGAATTTTGATGTAGTCTTTCATTTGGCCGCTCAGATGGATATAAAAAACAGTGTGCTTAACCCCGCTTTTGATGCTGATGCTAATATCCTTGGCGGAATAAATCTTCTTCAGGCAATGAAGAGAAACAATGTTAATAAGATTACATTTTCCTCCTCCTGCGCTGTTTATGGCGAACAAGTAAGTTTTCCGGCGGCTGAAGACCATCAGAATTTTCCGGATTCACCGTATGGAATAGGCAAGCTTGCTTTTGAGAAATATCTGTATTTTTATCATAAAGAGTTTGGCCTAAATTATACAGCTTTGCGGTATGCCAACATCTATGGCCCGCGTCAGCGCGGCGATGGGGAAGGCGGTGTCGTAGCGATATTTTTCAGACAGCTATTTTCTAACAAAGAAGCATATATTTTCGGCGATGGCAATCAGACCCGCGACCTGACTTATGTTGGCGATGTTGTTCGGGCGAATATCCTGTCAATCGATTCCGATAAGTGCGGAACATTCAATGTTAGCACCGGAAAAGAAACAACTATTAATACGCTGTATAATATGATTAGGGAGATAGTGGGTTCCAATCAGGACAGGCTTCATAAACCACCAAGAGAGGGCGAAACCATGCGGAGCGTGCTGGATAATTCAGCCATAACAAAGGCTCTGAATTGGCAGCCGCAAGTTGATATTAAAACCGGCTTGAAAAATACCGCCGATTAT